Genomic DNA from Nyctibius grandis isolate bNycGra1 chromosome Z, bNycGra1.pri, whole genome shotgun sequence:
CTGTAGAGCTCTTACAGTGGTAACAGTCTTTGGACGTGACAAAGCAACTTAATAGTGTGCTTCATTAGGAAGAAAAGCATGGTTCCTGCAGCAACAGATGTATCATGGAAGCCATGAAAGTGTTTTTGTTACAGATTGCCTGGATATTTAAGAGCACTCAAAATTGATATGAAATTTCTTAGTTCACTTTTTTACAGCAACATGATTTGACATTTATAATAAACTTCTGCATTGCATGTGACATGGTGTAAAGATAACACTGGGATGTGGTTGTGGTGAAAGCAGTAGCCACAAATAGCAAAACCACGGATTGCAGAAAACATCCCAGGCAGTTCCAATGAACATTTTGGACATCACTATGCTTTCCTAGAGTCTCTAagtatcaagaaaaaaacattttaggaaGGTTCCAGAACAGTCTTATTAAGTGTATCTATGGCTTTGTCATGTCTGTAACATAAAAGCACTTTATTAAGTACAGAACTAATAATATCTCTGCCAGTGAGAAgtgagatttattttattctggtCAGAAGTAGTACCAGTGGAGGTAAAAAGTGGGCAAAGTGCTGATGAAATGGCTGAAGTTGTTGGGCAAGAAGGCCAGACTACAATGTTGTGCTGTGGTTTATCACATGGAGTTTACTGCTTTATATACTGTGATGGAGACTACTCACTTGTTTTTTATCCCATGAATAAGATAATGCAATGATACTCTGGTCTATGTTCTGCAGTTTCCACAACCAGAAGCctcaaaaataaagtgaaataaacCACATACTGTTATAGTCAACCCATTAAATGTGGGGCTCCTAGTTTTATCTTCATACTGCTAGTTGCTATGTCCATTCAaacttctttgaaatatttaatggaaaattatggggaagggggagagggtATTGTGACTTCTGTTTTCAAGCTATAGGAgtttactttttgtttaaaatatagtATTAATAATCATActgtaggtttgttttttttttttttttgctttgctattaaatgcattaaaaatacttactgTAAACAATGAACATTGCTGTCCCTGACAGGTCCTCATGACAACAGTAAAATGGGAATCCTCTACATCCTGGTTCCCAGCATAGCCATCCCTCTGGTTATCGcctgccttttcttcctgatCTGTATGTGCAGAAACAAGCAGAAGGCATCTGCTGCTACACCACAGCGCCGCCAGCTGATGGCATCTCCTAGCCAGGACATGGAAATGCCACTCATTAATCAACacaaacaggtatttttttcagaatttgctTTGGCCACATATTTCCAAAGTGTCATGATTTTCAGTGTCTCAAGTTGTCAGTGTTCGAATTGAGCCATGTGGTAAGGGACCTGATTTTTACTCTGTGCTGGCCATCTACTTCACTTGCTCTTGCCAGCTGTatctcccgggcaactagtgacaggacaagaggacatagcctcaagctttgccaagggaggttcaggttggacattaggaagaatttattttcagaaagggttattagacattggaatgggctgcccagggaggtgctggagtcgccatctctggatgtgtttaagaaaagactggacatggcacttagtgccatggtctagtcgacagggtggtgtcagggcaatggttggactcgatgatgccagaggtctcttccaacctgattgattctgtgattctgtgatctagaAATCCTGGCCTTGGGCAACAGCTTTCAGGACCAAGTATTTTATGATGTTTGCCTTACCCATCAATCCCCATTCTGCCTGTTGTCTCAGTGACTGGAAACGTTGTTATTTCTGATCCAGTCTTCAGCCTGCAGCTCATTTTCGTTCCTGGTAACGATGCAGTGGGTGTGCTTGTTTAAAGCAGGTGGGGTTTCCTGTCTAATCTGTCAGCGCAGTCCACTGGTATTCTGAACGGCTATCAAGCGAGGAGCTGAGCCAGGGTGCAACACTTTTCTAAGGCTGTGTATCACAAAGGACGGTGAAACGAAAATGGCTTTGAACTTCTGTCTGCAGATCTCAGCTCCTGCATACGATTTTCTGGCTCAACTAACTGATCTCTGTGCTAAAATCCTGTTCAGAGCTCATGTTGTATTTTAAATCACAGCATTTACAATATGCAAGCTCTAAAAAACAATGCTCAATTTGGAACAGTTGGCAACATCTGTTCAGGAAACTGTAGAATATTTGTGGGATATTACCAATTGTAACAAATTGCATTGTCCACAGTCTGTTGGCCACTAAAATCAGAGCTTGTTCCCAAATCACCTGTTAAAGCCTCTATAAAGCCTGCCTTGCTCCCTCCTGCTGTGGTGCCCTGTGTGTGAAGCTATGCCAGCTGCATCTGGCTCGGTCGGGAACTCCTCCAGCCCATGCTGGTCAGGATGGACTCATTAGATCACCGTCATAAACTCTGTTGCTttccctgccagcttctggaGGGAGATTCTGGGGATGTCTCACTCTTGGCTTTGCCACCTTTTCCTTCACGTACCAGAGAGaaattccttcttccttctgctcctcttccGCTCCCCTTTTCATCAGAGGTAGCACAAGGTTTCTCAGTGGAGGCCCTGTGTCCTGCTACCCACAGGCAGCGGCTGTTCCTGTAGTGCAGTGGAGGAGAAAGGGTTCTGCTACTGCAGAactgaaagagagagattttgtTCCTCCTTCTGCTGTAAGGGATGTTTCACTCCACCTCCAGGCTGACACCTCTTCAGCCAGTGCCCACAGCTTTTCTGACAGGTCTCCAGTGGGCACTTCTGGGCAGATCTGTAGGGCAAATGCAGCTGCAGTTAATAGACATCATCATTTGCCAGATATACTCTGAACCTATTATTCATTTAGCTTGCAGGAATATGGGCGCTGCTTTGTAAAAATAATCATACTCATAATCTTGCAGCATAATTCAATTTACATTTCTGATAATAGTATAACTCATTTCAACGTTAACTGTAAAATCAATATACTGATGTGAATATACAAAGAGCTAAAAAGTCATTTTGGCCCAATTTATCTTCTATTTGGAGCATCTAGCGGCTGGGAACTTCTCTTTAATAAGAGATTCTGTTGTTTAGAAAACATTGTAATTTTTTACTGACTAATATTCTTTACTTCATTTCAGGCTAAACTTAAAGAAATCAATCTGTCCACTGTGCGGTTTATGGAGGAACTAGGAGAGGAGAGATTTGGCAAAGTCTACAAGGGGCATCTTTTTGGCACAGCACCAGGTGAACAGACACAAGCTGTTGCTATCAAGACACTTAAAGACAAAGCAGAACTGGCTCTTCGGGAAGAATTCAAACATGAGGCAATGATGAGATCACGATTACAGCACCCAAACATTGTTTGTTTGCTGGGAATTGTGACGAAGGAACAACCCATAAGCATGATTTTCAGTTACTGTTCCCATAGTGACCTCCATGAGTTCTTGGTGATGAGATCTCCCCATTCGGATGTTGGCAGCACTGATGATGACAAGACAGTAAAATCCACTCTGGAACCAGCAGACTTTTTCCACATCGTGACTCAGATAGCTGCGGGAATGGAGTATCTTTCAAGCCACCATGTTGTCCACAAGGACTTGGCCACTAGAAATATACTGGTGTTTGATAAACTGAATGTGAAAATATCTGATTTAGGCCTTTTCAGGGAAGTTTATGCCGCTGATTACTACAAACTGATGGGAAATTCCCTTCTTCCTATCCGGTGGATGTCCCCTGAGGCTATTATGTGTGGCAAGTTTTCTATTGATTCGGATATATGGTCATATGGAGTTGTGTTGTGGGAAGTTTTCAGCTATGGCCTGCAGCCTTACTGTGGTTATTCTAACCAGGATGTCATCGAGATGATCAGGAACCGACAGGTTTTGCCATGTCCTGATGACTGCCCCACATGGATCTACACTTTGATGTTGGAGTGTTGGAATGAATTTCCCAACAGAAGACCAAGATTTAAAGATATACACAACAGACTAAGAACATGGGGAAACCTTTCTAATTACAACAGCTCAGCGCAAACCTCTGGGGCAAGCAACACCACACAAACAAGTTCTCTTAGCACAAGCCCTGTTAGCAACATCAGCAATGCTAGGTACATTGGACCAAAACAGAAAACTCCAGCTTTCCCTCAACCGCAGTTCATTCAAATGAAAGGGCAGATGAGACCAATGGTCCCACCTCCTCAGCTCTACATTCCAGTCAATGGTTACCAGCCAATGCCTGCCTATGGCGCTTACCTGCCGAATTTTTATCCCGTCCAAATTCCAATGCAAATGGCTCCTCAGCAAATGCCTCCCCAGATCATTCCCAAACCAAGTTCCCACCACAGCGGGAGTGGGTCCACCAGCACAGGCTACGTAACAACGGCCCCTTCCAATGCGTCGGTGGCCGacagggctgctctgctctcggAGGGCACAGATGATACTCACAATGGAACGGAAGACATCGCCCAGAATCCTgtccaggaggaggaggaagaggaggtctCTGTTCCTGAAACAGAATTGCTGGGCGATAATGACACACTTCAGATGGATGAAGCAGAAATTCAATCAGAAGCCTAAGGAATTTGGCCTCTTTACCAAGAATTTCACATCACTTCTATGCATGGAGACTGTAGATCCTTAAGCTTAATTGCAGTGATTTTGATCTgactaaaagaaacaaaactaaaaaacctGCATCCATGTAAAGTGCAGCAGTAATGATATACCAGGTTTATTGACCATTGCCACCATCAGATTTTGCAAATATGATGGTAT
This window encodes:
- the ROR2 gene encoding tyrosine-protein kinase transmembrane receptor ROR2 isoform X4, producing the protein MEIPDSNDPLGHADGLERPIPTPKGYFLTFLEPVNNITVVQGQTAILHCKVAGNPSPNVRWLKNDAPVVQEPRRIIIRKTDYGSRLRIQDLDTTDTGYYQCVASNGMKTITATGVLFVRLGPTNSPNHNLQEDYHEDGFCQPYRGIACARIIGNRTIYVDSLQMQGEIENRITAAFTMIGTSTHLSDQCSQFAIPSFCHFVFPLCDERSRTPKPRELCRDECEVLENDLCRQEYNIARSNPLILMQLQLPKCEDLPRPDTLEAANCIRIGIPVERLSRYHQCYNGSGADYRGTVSVTKSGHTCQLWDSQSPHSHDLTSMQFPELGGGHAYCRNPGGQMDGPWCFTKNKNVRMELCDIPSCSPHDNSKMGILYILVPSIAIPLVIACLFFLICMCRNKQKASAATPQRRQLMASPSQDMEMPLINQHKQAKLKEINLSTVRFMEELGEERFGKVYKGHLFGTAPGEQTQAVAIKTLKDKAELALREEFKHEAMMRSRLQHPNIVCLLGIVTKEQPISMIFSYCSHSDLHEFLVMRSPHSDVGSTDDDKTVKSTLEPADFFHIVTQIAAGMEYLSSHHVVHKDLATRNILVFDKLNVKISDLGLFREVYAADYYKLMGNSLLPIRWMSPEAIMCGKFSIDSDIWSYGVVLWEVFSYGLQPYCGYSNQDVIEMIRNRQVLPCPDDCPTWIYTLMLECWNEFPNRRPRFKDIHNRLRTWGNLSNYNSSAQTSGASNTTQTSSLSTSPVSNISNARYIGPKQKTPAFPQPQFIQMKGQMRPMVPPPQLYIPVNGYQPMPAYGAYLPNFYPVQIPMQMAPQQMPPQIIPKPSSHHSGSGSTSTGYVTTAPSNASVADRAALLSEGTDDTHNGTEDIAQNPVQEEEEEEVSVPETELLGDNDTLQMDEAEIQSEA
- the ROR2 gene encoding tyrosine-protein kinase transmembrane receptor ROR2 isoform X1, giving the protein MVPAAAAGRRGAAGHILALLASAWLLRLRAAGEMEIPDSNDPLGHADGLERPIPTPKGYFLTFLEPVNNITVVQGQTAILHCKVAGNPSPNVRWLKNDAPVVQEPRRIIIRKTDYGSRLRIQDLDTTDTGYYQCVASNGMKTITATGVLFVRLGPTNSPNHNLQEDYHEDGFCQPYRGIACARIIGNRTIYVDSLQMQGEIENRITAAFTMIGTSTHLSDQCSQFAIPSFCHFVFPLCDERSRTPKPRELCRDECEVLENDLCRQEYNIARSNPLILMQLQLPKCEDLPRPDTLEAANCIRIGIPVERLSRYHQCYNGSGADYRGTVSVTKSGHTCQLWDSQSPHSHDLTSMQFPELGGGHAYCRNPGGQMDGPWCFTKNKNVRMELCDIPSCSPHDNSKMGILYILVPSIAIPLVIACLFFLICMCRNKQKASAATPQRRQLMASPSQDMEMPLINQHKQAKLKEINLSTVRFMEELGEERFGKVYKGHLFGTAPGEQTQAVAIKTLKDKAELALREEFKHEAMMRSRLQHPNIVCLLGIVTKEQPISMIFSYCSHSDLHEFLVMRSPHSDVGSTDDDKTVKSTLEPADFFHIVTQIAAGMEYLSSHHVVHKDLATRNILVFDKLNVKISDLGLFREVYAADYYKLMGNSLLPIRWMSPEAIMCGKFSIDSDIWSYGVVLWEVFSYGLQPYCGYSNQDVIEMIRNRQVLPCPDDCPTWIYTLMLECWNEFPNRRPRFKDIHNRLRTWGNLSNYNSSAQTSGASNTTQTSSLSTSPVSNISNARYIGPKQKTPAFPQPQFIQMKGQMRPMVPPPQLYIPVNGYQPMPAYGAYLPNFYPVQIPMQMAPQQMPPQIIPKPSSHHSGSGSTSTGYVTTAPSNASVADRAALLSEGTDDTHNGTEDIAQNPVQEEEEEEVSVPETELLGDNDTLQMDEAEIQSEA
- the ROR2 gene encoding tyrosine-protein kinase transmembrane receptor ROR2 isoform X3, whose product is MHRGGEMEIPDSNDPLGHADGLERPIPTPKGYFLTFLEPVNNITVVQGQTAILHCKVAGNPSPNVRWLKNDAPVVQEPRRIIIRKTDYGSRLRIQDLDTTDTGYYQCVASNGMKTITATGVLFVRLGPTNSPNHNLQEDYHEDGFCQPYRGIACARIIGNRTIYVDSLQMQGEIENRITAAFTMIGTSTHLSDQCSQFAIPSFCHFVFPLCDERSRTPKPRELCRDECEVLENDLCRQEYNIARSNPLILMQLQLPKCEDLPRPDTLEAANCIRIGIPVERLSRYHQCYNGSGADYRGTVSVTKSGHTCQLWDSQSPHSHDLTSMQFPELGGGHAYCRNPGGQMDGPWCFTKNKNVRMELCDIPSCSPHDNSKMGILYILVPSIAIPLVIACLFFLICMCRNKQKASAATPQRRQLMASPSQDMEMPLINQHKQAKLKEINLSTVRFMEELGEERFGKVYKGHLFGTAPGEQTQAVAIKTLKDKAELALREEFKHEAMMRSRLQHPNIVCLLGIVTKEQPISMIFSYCSHSDLHEFLVMRSPHSDVGSTDDDKTVKSTLEPADFFHIVTQIAAGMEYLSSHHVVHKDLATRNILVFDKLNVKISDLGLFREVYAADYYKLMGNSLLPIRWMSPEAIMCGKFSIDSDIWSYGVVLWEVFSYGLQPYCGYSNQDVIEMIRNRQVLPCPDDCPTWIYTLMLECWNEFPNRRPRFKDIHNRLRTWGNLSNYNSSAQTSGASNTTQTSSLSTSPVSNISNARYIGPKQKTPAFPQPQFIQMKGQMRPMVPPPQLYIPVNGYQPMPAYGAYLPNFYPVQIPMQMAPQQMPPQIIPKPSSHHSGSGSTSTGYVTTAPSNASVADRAALLSEGTDDTHNGTEDIAQNPVQEEEEEEVSVPETELLGDNDTLQMDEAEIQSEA
- the ROR2 gene encoding tyrosine-protein kinase transmembrane receptor ROR2 isoform X2, with the translated sequence MTGSTAFMPGEMEIPDSNDPLGHADGLERPIPTPKGYFLTFLEPVNNITVVQGQTAILHCKVAGNPSPNVRWLKNDAPVVQEPRRIIIRKTDYGSRLRIQDLDTTDTGYYQCVASNGMKTITATGVLFVRLGPTNSPNHNLQEDYHEDGFCQPYRGIACARIIGNRTIYVDSLQMQGEIENRITAAFTMIGTSTHLSDQCSQFAIPSFCHFVFPLCDERSRTPKPRELCRDECEVLENDLCRQEYNIARSNPLILMQLQLPKCEDLPRPDTLEAANCIRIGIPVERLSRYHQCYNGSGADYRGTVSVTKSGHTCQLWDSQSPHSHDLTSMQFPELGGGHAYCRNPGGQMDGPWCFTKNKNVRMELCDIPSCSPHDNSKMGILYILVPSIAIPLVIACLFFLICMCRNKQKASAATPQRRQLMASPSQDMEMPLINQHKQAKLKEINLSTVRFMEELGEERFGKVYKGHLFGTAPGEQTQAVAIKTLKDKAELALREEFKHEAMMRSRLQHPNIVCLLGIVTKEQPISMIFSYCSHSDLHEFLVMRSPHSDVGSTDDDKTVKSTLEPADFFHIVTQIAAGMEYLSSHHVVHKDLATRNILVFDKLNVKISDLGLFREVYAADYYKLMGNSLLPIRWMSPEAIMCGKFSIDSDIWSYGVVLWEVFSYGLQPYCGYSNQDVIEMIRNRQVLPCPDDCPTWIYTLMLECWNEFPNRRPRFKDIHNRLRTWGNLSNYNSSAQTSGASNTTQTSSLSTSPVSNISNARYIGPKQKTPAFPQPQFIQMKGQMRPMVPPPQLYIPVNGYQPMPAYGAYLPNFYPVQIPMQMAPQQMPPQIIPKPSSHHSGSGSTSTGYVTTAPSNASVADRAALLSEGTDDTHNGTEDIAQNPVQEEEEEEVSVPETELLGDNDTLQMDEAEIQSEA